From Streptomyces sp. NBC_00690, a single genomic window includes:
- a CDS encoding response regulator yields MVQKAKILLVDDRPENLLALEAILSALDQTLVRASSGEEALKALLTDDFAVILLDVQMPSMDGFETAAHIKRRERTRDIPIIFLTAINHGPHHTFRGYAAGAVDYISKPFDPWVLRAKVSVFVELYMKNCKLREQAALLRLQLEGGGQSGAGVSKESVGLLAELSARLAAVEEQAEALSKQLDDESADAGAVATAAHLERKLTGLRRALDALEPGTGGPSPLPSQN; encoded by the coding sequence ATGGTGCAGAAGGCCAAGATCCTCCTGGTCGATGACCGGCCGGAGAATCTGCTGGCGCTGGAGGCCATTCTCTCCGCGCTCGATCAGACGCTGGTGCGGGCATCGTCAGGGGAGGAAGCGCTCAAAGCGCTACTGACGGACGACTTCGCGGTCATCCTGCTGGATGTTCAGATGCCCAGCATGGACGGCTTCGAGACCGCCGCGCACATCAAGCGGCGGGAGCGGACCAGAGACATTCCGATCATCTTTCTTACGGCGATCAACCACGGCCCGCACCACACCTTCCGGGGATACGCGGCGGGCGCGGTCGACTACATCTCCAAGCCGTTCGACCCCTGGGTGCTCCGGGCCAAGGTCTCGGTCTTCGTCGAGCTGTACATGAAGAACTGCAAACTGCGGGAGCAGGCTGCGCTGCTGCGGCTACAGCTCGAAGGCGGTGGGCAGAGCGGCGCGGGCGTCAGCAAGGAGTCTGTGGGGCTGCTTGCAGAGCTGTCCGCACGGCTCGCGGCGGTGGAGGAGCAGGCGGAAGCGCTCTCCAAGCAGTTGGACGACGAATCCGCGGATGCCGGCGCCGTGGCCACCGCCGCCCATCTCGAACGCAAACTGACCGGCCTGCGCCGAGCTCTGGACGCCCTGGAGCCGGGTACGGGCGGCCCGTCGCCCCTCCCCTCGCAGAACTGA